Part of the Leptospiraceae bacterium genome, TGGAAGTTTAGATCACGCGAAGATCTAGATTTTTTCTTGCAGTATCCAAGAAAAGACAAACTAAGAGAACTCGTTCAAAAAGGGACGAATTTGATTTTCTCTTCTTATTGTATTATGAAGGATGTGTCGCCTGACGTCATGAATTCTCTTGGCACAGGAGTGCATGTAATTAACAAAGGTGCAAAAGAAAATACTTCCGCCCTTGATTCGTCTCATGTTTTCCCAAGAACTGCTATTTACCAAAATAAAAAAGTGCAGGAGCAATTATCTAAACTTCTAGATGAGAAACTAACTGGAATTGACGCCAACACTCTCACGATTACGAAGCGAATGATTCTTTCTACTTACATCTACTCATTTCCTGCCTGCACTTATAAACCAGAAGAAACCGAACAAGAAAAGCAAAAAGAAGTAAGTAAAGTTAGCATTGTAAAAAGCAAAATCGCAAAAAGCGAAGTCATTGTAAAAAAAGGAGAGCTTGTCACTCCTGAGATTAGATCAAAGCTAGAACTTTTAAATGAGCATAATTCCCGTGCCAATATAAATTCTATTTTGTCTATTTTAATCGTTCAAATTATTTTAGTGAGTATAATCATTGTTTTCCTCATCAAGTATGATCCAAAAAGACTAAACGATGTTTCGAGTAATGTAATTTTATTTTCTACTATTTGGATATTGACTCTTTATACTTTCGTAGTCTCTAAGTTTTTTTATCATCCCGACAACAACTTTGAATCCATTTATTACTTTGGGATTTTTATTCCCATCGGAATGATTTGCATGCTGATTGCATTTATCTTTGATGAGCAACTTTCTATCGCTCTTGGTTTTTATCTTTCCTTCTTTGTATTTTTATCTTCTCAAAACAATGCGACTTCTTTTATCATAGCCTTTTCGACTACAGTCGTTGCATCGATGTATGGAAGTAGAATTCGTAAACGGATTGATTTTATAAAATCTGGAATTTATATAGCCGGTGTTCAAATCCTAGTAGCTACTAGCGGTTATCTAATAGATTCACGTCAATACTGGGTTACTACATCAAGTGGTTCTTTCTTTTCGGATATTGCTCGTTCCAATATTTTCAAAATCTACATTTCTTGTATTGTGAATGGATTTGCCTGTGCTCTAATGACGCAATTTTTACTTCCAGTGTATGAATATATTTTTAACATTCCAACAAGGTTTAAATTGCAAGAATTAGCGGATACTGGTCATCCTCTGCTACAAGCACTCTTGACAAAAGCGCCTTCTACCTATACACATACTTTTATGGTGGCTGCGTTATCCGAAAGAGCAGCGCAAAACTTGGGACTTGACTGGCTTCTTGTGAGAGTAGGAGTTTACTTTCATGATATAGGTAAAATTCCAAATGCAGGATTTTTTGTGGAGAATCAGCATTTAATTCCAAAAAAAGAAAACATTGATAAGAACAACCCAGGTCTTGCCGCAAAAATTGTAATCGATCATGTAATAGATGGAATTGAAATGGCAAAGAAAGCAAGA contains:
- a CDS encoding HDIG domain-containing protein, whose protein sequence is MANTTDALTKVRPIHFVRQLQLYLVLVTLTMVTYFLASPYLGQEKTDMGDESSLAVGNVSPETIISNKEIIYDDLDKTKLKRAEAYKSASLVFERDYSVLISQIQNYIDEDFENLKVIASDGTNNKNFGFLVYKNIRWKFRSREDLDFFLQYPRKDKLRELVQKGTNLIFSSYCIMKDVSPDVMNSLGTGVHVINKGAKENTSALDSSHVFPRTAIYQNKKVQEQLSKLLDEKLTGIDANTLTITKRMILSTYIYSFPACTYKPEETEQEKQKEVSKVSIVKSKIAKSEVIVKKGELVTPEIRSKLELLNEHNSRANINSILSILIVQIILVSIIIVFLIKYDPKRLNDVSSNVILFSTIWILTLYTFVVSKFFYHPDNNFESIYYFGIFIPIGMICMLIAFIFDEQLSIALGFYLSFFVFLSSQNNATSFIIAFSTTVVASMYGSRIRKRIDFIKSGIYIAGVQILVATSGYLIDSRQYWVTTSSGSFFSDIARSNIFKIYISCIVNGFACALMTQFLLPVYEYIFNIPTRFKLQELADTGHPLLQALLTKAPSTYTHTFMVAALSERAAQNLGLDWLLVRVGVYFHDIGKIPNAGFFVENQHLIPKKENIDKNNPGLAAKIVIDHVIDGIEMAKKARLPREIISFIPEHHGTSTMAFFYHKALADLSPNQRKRIHKKDFMYPGPKPQRKETAIVMIADSVEAASRSLDEITPQALDDLIQKIINIKLAENQLDECGLTLGDLSIVKSSFKEILLSSLHQRPKYPSSEDTKKLENKEDIRKPVDKKVLAKKMRISKDRK